The region CACAGATAtcatgcgaagaaaaaaaaaagtacaccgACAACCACAATCGAGTGATGCAGGTTAGCGATTCTCTGTGCACGCAGACAGCGGAAGCCCACACTGCGACGGAAGTTCACTTTGTTTCACCGCAAATAAGCGACGAGCAAAATGATGGAGCAGCTGCCTTCGGCTTAGAGTAGGAAGAGGCTTGGCGACgaccaagacgtcgagcctcctTCACACCACCCCGCAGTTCCGCTTGACGTAACCGCAGCACCCACATTCCCGCCTCGGGGCGTCGCGTGCAGGTACTTCCTCAGCCACGCTCGAAAACGCCTCCGCCGTCTTTCTGCGGCTCTCGCCAGGGAGCGAGGACACTTACGGACCATCCCGCTCACTTGGCCGAGAGAGAACTTGCACGTCAGGAACGCAGCGACAAGAAAACAAAGACAGGAGCTGAACGCGAGAGGCGTTCGTTTCGGATGACAAACTAAAATGAACTCGGGATGCAGCTGCTTTGACATAGCACGCGGCGCTGGATGACGTTTCGGGAGTGTGGAGAAGGGGGTACACATCAGCTGCCGAATGTCCACGTGCTCCATGCAGCATCGCGAGCGAACCAAGTCAAAAGCCGCAAAAAGGTAGCCGAGGCAGCGGCCGGGCGACAGGAGGGAGGCAGATGGGGCCAGCTGCCACTGCCGTGAAGGGTGAGGACCTATACCGCTCACGACTGGCCTACAtcgtgcggcggcggcggctgtctGACGTCGTCGGGCGGGCAGGTCTAATGCCCCCGCCGCTCTCCGCACCAGCAGCGGCAAGCCTGGCCTCCCTGCCTGCTTGCCGTGGGGATAAGGACTGGCGCGGTACTTGCTACACCCACACGCCGCCCCGCCAGTCTTTTGTTTAGCGGAGGCTCGGGTTTTCGCGCGCTTGGAATCCGGCGGGACCACGTTTCCGACGGCGAGCGACGACGACGCCCCCACGTCCGCAGTAAACCCCGCAACGCCGCCGACCCACTTTGGCCACGCGCTTTGTCGTTGCAGCAGCAGCTTTTGCTGGTTCGCTCACGCTGAAGGAATGCCGTGAGAAGAAAAACAAACCACTTTTCTTACGTGCGGCTCGGGGGTTTGTTCTGGCTTGAGGGACGCTTTCATttcgcttttctttcttcctttctcggAGTATTGTTGCCCAGCTGCTAGGCCTTTCTCCTTGCGCTGTGACGAGCAAGGTGACGCAACAAAAGAGTCGCACCGTAACGCCGTCGTGCTACTGCGATTGCGAGCGCAATACCCGTTCATGCGCAATACCCGTTTACTGCTTTCGGAAGCTGTCCGCTGTCAGAATGAAAACGCTGCTGCGTTGGATCGGTGGTGCCAAAATCTGAATGAACAAGAATTTGTGTGAAACTTTGATTACCATATTGCAATTTGAGGCAGGTACTAACCAGTATTTAAAGCCTGAAACAAATGTTTATCTTCCCGGGCTGCATTGCAATGGCTAAGAGGCCCACGCTTTCAGTCATGCCTTACTCTGACTACTTCCGCCTTATGACAACCTATGCAAACTTTTCACTGCCACCTGATGACCTCGTGCAACCAAGATCCTGCCGTATCTCGAGCTAATAGTCCTTTCCTTCGTACAAAAGAGGCCTTTAAGGCAAGTGCATGTTTACCGCCTAaatcggcgcattttttttcactCGGATGTTGATTCGATTTTGGTACGCGTTAAGCGGCTGCATCGACGCACGTTTTTTGCTTTAATTTGCGTGTAACACTGCTGATATATTCTAGGTATATCTTTAACGGCTGCATGGACGTATTTTTCTGCCCGTTGATTTTTGTTAATGGATGGAGTTTTGTCAACGGAAATCTATGCATGAATTTTAAAGCGCAGAATTCTGTGGGTGAGTTTTTCTCCACAGCGGGTTCACTCAAGGAGCGAAGGCTCAGTGCGTCGGGTCAATTGGTGCGCTAAGGAGGAAATGCTATCTATGGTCATATGGTCCACGCGCGGCTTCATGGATGGAAGGAGGGGAGGGGTGGAGACGAAACAGTCGCAGCGCAAAGGAGAATGTGGCATCTGCTGTCTTGTGGTCCTCAATAGGGACACTCAACAGCGGCTCTAAATAGGGACAGGTGGTGGGCACTTAGCAGAAGACGCCCACATCACACCGCTAAAAATATGCCAATCACAAATCTCGCAAAGCACAACAGACAATACGTTGAAACTAGTTCACTTAACTCAGCAAAGCAAGCTTGCTGATCTCGTTCGAAAATATCTTTCTAGCGTAAGGGCTGCAGAAAGTGTCGTAGTTAATAATCACGGCTTTTGTGGCCTTTACCTAAGCAAAGCCAGTTGACGACAGTCGCTTTAGCGAAGCCTAATGTAAGACGAAAAATTTGGCGTGTATGAAAGAAGCAGAGTTCGGTCTCTCTTCAACGATAAAACTCGTATATATTTTGAAATGCATGAAGAACCGAATGTGCAGATTTGACAGTATGGTGGACATTAGCCGACTACTGCCGACAGGTGTTGTGCAGTGGGTCCTTCACGTGAACCAACGGGAGCCGGTATTTCACCAGAAATGGTACAACAACTCTCGGACTTATTTGAATCGAGAATTTAGCGCAGCATGTTCGAAAATAAAATGCAGTATATTGAAATGTTTGAAAAGTCCTCCCAAATACAGTTCACCTGCAaacgttgacccgccgcggtggctcactggttagggcgctcggctactgagcaggagttcccgggctcgaacccggctgcagtggccgcgttttgatgaaggcgaaacgcaaaggcgcccctgtgatgtgcgatgtcagtgcacaataaagatttccaggtggtcgaaattattccggtgccctccactacggcattttcTTGTTCTTACACTTCcaccttccttccctcacggcgcggttcggatgtccaccgagatgtggaacagacactgcgccatttactttcctcaaaaaccaattttacaaCTTTTATGTGCAAACGTTCACTTTATGGTCGTATTTCTTCTCAGCTCCCAATATGACGTGTAATGCATAGCTGCATTCTCCGTCTAATACTTGCTATCGATGACGCATGAATGCTCTAAGGGGTTGAGGTGTCGCGCTTGACTAACGCTGTTTGTATTCAACGATGATACTTGATGTGATTTCGCATAACGTCAAGACAGCGCCAATTTCCTTCTGCAACTTGGCACACTTATCTCCTTCTCAATTCCATCAGTTTTTTCGCACAATCACGCACTAGTCGATAGCTTTTTGTTGTAACCAATCACTCGCCACCCGTGCTTTTCGCAGAGGACACCGGTCCTGCTGCTGTGGGTCGTGGTGGCGCTGGCCGTCATCCTTCCCGCCGTCCGCGCGCAGCGAAGCCGTGGCCAGAGCCAGGCCCGGCGACCAAGCACCGAGGCGCCGTCGTACGACGACTACTACTACGACGAAGAAGGCGCcgatgaagacgccgccgccAAGAAGCCAGAGAAGTCTTCCTCGTCCCAGAGCTCATCCCGCGGTGGCAGCTCGAGCGGAAGCAGTGTGAGCTCGCGTGGCGGGAAGCCCGAGGCTCCGGCTGAAGAAGACTACGACGCCCCGCCACCGTCCTCaaagtcgtcgtcgtcgtcaacGGCCAAGCCTTCGCCATCGTCTAAGCTGAAGCCCGGATCAAGCGCCGACTCCAAGCCTCCGCCTGCCGCCGCAGCGTCCGACGCCGGCAATGAGCCCGACGGTGAGGAACCGCCGAAGAAGACGGGCCCGATTTCGCCCTCGGCCCTGTTCCTAGCGCCGAGGAAGAACCGGCTGCACCGTCCCAACGTCCACTACGCAGCGAGGCCTCGGCCCACTCTGCCCAGCTTCATCAAGCACCCACCCCCGCTGGGTGCCATATCGACCACGGTGACGCCAAAGCCGCGTTCGGCGGCGGTCGCCGTCACCGAGGAGCCCAAGGTGTCCAGGTCCACGGCCAAGCCCAAGGGTACATCGGCGTCGTCCAAACGAGGCTCCAGCTTCAGCGGTGGTGCCGGTGGAAGGAAACGTGACCGCAGCACGACCGAGTCGCCAGCTTCGACCGAAGGCGAACGGAGTAACAGGAGGTTCGGGGGAACCGGCAAGAAGAATACGTCCAGGCCCAGGTTCCGCGCGGGAGGAAACGCATAGGCTGTGAGAATCGGAGCATTGCTTGCGGAGCTGTCTGCTCTTTTTCTTTACCCGAAACCAGCCGGGAGAGGAAGACGACACATTTTAGGGATCACCACTATGGTCGCCCGAACGAcgtttcgttttcttttatttttgcatgGTTTAAGACTGTGTGTGCCCGGTACGTGGAAAGGTTATGGGTAGGGAATAAGTCCCAGCCTGTCTTCTGGAAGAATTGCTTGCGTGCGTCTTCTTGGCGACGAGGATACACGACAGCGAATAAAAGTGTTGCAGCCGTTTGCTCATCACGGCATCGGCTTTTGTAGATGCCGGGTACAGGTGTCGTGAAATGCCTTCATGAAATGCCTCATACAAAAACCGCATTGTGATTTATTTCTTGTATGCACGTGAGCATGCTGCCCGAAATGATTGTCACCTTAGCTCGCCGACAAAACATGTCCTGCACCTGCCTCAACTTCTCAGCCTGCGCGTTCGTCCTGCTTTTCGACTTTAGGAATGCCGTCATTTGACACCGAATAAAGATCGTGACAAACGAGCACTGCTTGTGGACTGAGACGTTTGAACTTCTTGTGTTTTTATGTGACATTCATTAAACTTCAAATACACTTCAAGCCCCGTTCCCAAACCCTGCTACTCGGATAGTGACACTGAACGTGCTCTCAGGAGCGCATAATCggtagaaagtaaaaaaaaaaaacaactcgcaGCTAGTCGAAAGCGCCGCGAACGAACTAGCATTACTCCCAAAAAGCTAAGAACGTGCCAGCGAAGAAAATGCTCGGAACGGCGCAGAACAGCAACAGGTGCGTGCGGAATTGACCAATGCCCTCGAATTATGTGCAAGGTAAGCCGtttcttcaattcaattcaatttatttgccATCATGATACAAATAATGGCAGGGGCCCGGAGTGAAAGCTGTCGTTTGACAActtgacaaggccacgggccTCGACTTTGGTAACAGTGCAGTAGCCTGGCACGTGAACATAAATGCAAAGTACATCACATGTACATCTCAACACATTCAAAAACAACAACACAAGCAAAACCTACAGAGAGAAAAAAGCTCTTTACAGTTTATAACAATTATCACGCCAAGGTAAGTTATCAGCACAAGGTAAGTTATTTTACATCATAACATAATTATAAATGTTTCAATAtgaaagaaacagttaaggtggTTTACGCACGGCAAGATCATCGCGGTTAATTTCTTAAAGGGGTACAGCCGCAAAAGTTCGAACGCATACAAACGACATGATTTGCTTCAAGGGTGCAAGGAGATGCTTTCCAGCAAGTTTAAGTCGCAGACAATGGGTGGAACATGATTTAATATGTTTTTGAATGTTGTCTGAGGAGCTGCTCGGCTTTTCAACCCGTATCGAGTGACCTCAAGGGGCACTTGCCTCATTAATTGTAACGTCacgaacccagtggttgttcgcAGGAACAGCCAGTGCTTGCTGAGGACGCCGATATCGCCAGCAATGGTAGTGCAGGTTGTTCCACCAACCGTGACATCATGGCGGACTCCGACGCTGGCGATGAACGAGATCGAAACTGCCACTACAA is a window of Amblyomma americanum isolate KBUSLIRL-KWMA chromosome 4, ASM5285725v1, whole genome shotgun sequence DNA encoding:
- the LOC144129258 gene encoding uncharacterized protein LOC144129258 gives rise to the protein MRTPVLLLWVVVALAVILPAVRAQRSRGQSQARRPSTEAPSYDDYYYDEEGADEDAAAKKPEKSSSSQSSSRGGSSSGSSVSSRGGKPEAPAEEDYDAPPPSSKSSSSSTAKPSPSSKLKPGSSADSKPPPAAAASDAGNEPDGEEPPKKTGPISPSALFLAPRKNRLHRPNVHYAARPRPTLPSFIKHPPPLGAISTTVTPKPRSAAVAVTEEPKVSRSTAKPKGTSASSKRGSSFSGGAGGRKRDRSTTESPASTEGERSNRRFGGTGKKNTSRPRFRAGGNA